A genomic segment from Fusarium fujikuroi IMI 58289 draft genome, chromosome FFUJ_chr04 encodes:
- a CDS encoding related to GTP-binding protein beta subunit-like protein, with protein sequence MAAALLPRMYSPTVLSTVSFRQFTQKLFPSLSIAIPGVSLNLPTIDDIWESVLRAVPKNKVSHSRKRHRQMAGKALKDVNNLCKCPGCGQPKRTHRLCQTCLEAHITDIFSIATTSKAVISGSGSSTLHVHDTTDPSFPLKQSISDAHKLGCHHVCTSRNGNVAASAGFGGEVKIWKVDSDTGEWSLNGEITGSASKPGEAWAMALSENGSYLATTTNDGRVNVWDVMDEKKPKIREYETGSAGSGSFGMSVDLSRDGKYTASGHQNGSVYIFNNDTGRVLYSLSGLAKPVRSVAFSPGNTRLAAAGDAGIIALYDMKHGEHVGNLTGHSSWITSLDWSDTGEYLLSGSMDGKVKVWSIERSACVATHSETDKALWSVKWLPKTVRSEMFCTAGANRSLSFYREATGG encoded by the exons ATGGCTGCTGCGCTTCTCCCCCGAATGTACTCCCCGACCGTACTATCTACGGTGTCTTTTCGCCAGTTCACCCAGAAGCTCTTCCCGTCGTTGTCGATTGCGATCCCTGGCGTTTCCTTAAACCTCCCCACCATCGATGATATCTGGGAGTCTGTGCTACGAGCGGTACCTAAGAACAAGGTCTCCCATTCGAGAAAACGACACAGACAAATGGCTGGCAAGGCGCTGAAGGATGTGAACAACTTGTGCAAATGTCCCGGATGTGGTCAACCCAAGCGTACACACCGATTATGCCAAACCTGCTTAGAAG CCCACATCACCGACATCTTTTCCATTGCGACGACATCCAAAGCTGTGATATCAGGCAGTGGATCTTCCACGCTTCACGTTCATGACACAACTGATCCTTCATTCCCACTCAAGCAGTCCATCTCAGATGCACACAAGTTGGGGTGCCACCACGTGTGCACCTCACGGAATGGCAACGTCGCAGCGAGTGCTGGGTTTGGCGGCGAGGTGAAAATTTGGAAAGTCGACAGCGACACTGGCGAATGGAGTTTGAATGGCGAGATTACAGGATCTGCATCTAAGCCTGGTGAAGCCTGGGCTATGGCATTGAGTGAGAATGGATCTTACCTTGCTACTACAACAAATGATGGTCGAGTCAACGTTTGGGATGTtatggatgagaagaagcccaagattcGTGAGTACGAAACCGGAAGTGCTGGATCTGGAAGCTTTGGCATGTCAGTGGACTTAAGCCGGGATGGGAAATACACTGCCAGCGGCCACCAGAATGGATCTGTCTACATTTTCAACAATGATACGGGAAGAGTCCTGTACTCATTATCTG GTCTCGCAAAGCCTGTACGATCGGTTGCCTTTTCTCCTGGTAACACTCGACTTGCTGCCGCAGGTGACGCTGGAATCATCGCACTCTACGACATGAAACACGGAGAACACGTTGGGAACTTGACTGGACACTCTTCGTGGATCACATCACTCGACTGGAGCGATACAGGAGAGTACCTGCTCAGTGGTTCAATGGATGGAAAGGTCAAGGTATGGTCAATTGAGCGAAGCGCGTGTGTGGCAACCCACAGTGAGACGGACAAAGCTCTTTGGTCTGTAAAGTGGCTACCGAAGACTGTCAGAAGCGAGATGTTCTGCACTGCTGGCGCAAACAGGAGCCTTTCATTCTACCGAGAGGCTACTGGTGGTTGA
- a CDS encoding probable cobyrinic acid a,c-diamide synthase: protein MSDDEVDTELLELLRQHLQGKIDIQEEPETGVLESAEYVYDSCIDVAVDMRASKKAAESIYEQMEQKSYSTATWSEHELHPKAKDETTVNFIFTMDLLNFSFWSELPDDERFAIEYRGKRWTGYWSLVAALQRAIDEGIPITDPSYWKNEEECTLESLTHVFRSCTEEEIPLLEERLDCLREAGQVLFKHYDGSVAELIYAADGSAARLVNLLAQDFDCFRDEHRFEDGKMIRLMKRAQIFVADLWACFNGVSYGEFRDIDKITMFADYRIPQILMTMGALYCSPTVAAAIKDKKMIESGCSWELQIRACSIWCVELIRREILRQHPDAHVNAILIDFFLYDSMKELEAAGKEPIPHHRTRSIWY, encoded by the exons ATGTCTGACGACGAGGTTGACACCGAATTGTTGGAACTGCTCCGCCAACATCTTCAGGGGAAGATCGATATCCAGGAGGAGCCTGAGACAGGCGTCCTCGAGAGCGCTGAATACGTCTACGACAGTTGCATTGATGTTGCCGTCGACATGCGTGCATCTAAAAAGGCAGCGGAGAGCATTTACGAGCAAATGGAGCAGAAGAGTTACTCAACTGCTACCTGGTCAGAGCATGAACTTCaccccaaggccaaggacgaAACTACTGTCAACTTCATTTTTACTATGGACTTGCTGAATTTTTCTTTCTGGTCTGAACTGCCTGATGATGAACGATTTGCTATTGAGTATCGTGGGAAAAGATGGACTGGTTATTGGAGTTTGGTGGCAGCTCTCCAAAGAGCAATTGATGAAG GCATTCCTATCACAGATCCTTCCTACTGGAAGAACGAAGAAGAGTGTACCCTGGAATCCCTCACCCATGTTTTCCGGTCATGCACAGAAGAGGAAATTCCCCTCCTTGAAGAACGTTTAGACTGCCTACGAGAAGCTGGCCAGGTACTCTTCAAG CACTACGATGGCTCCGTTGCAGAGCTCATTTACGCTGCTGACGGTTCTGCGGCACGCCTGGTGAACTTGCTGGCGCAGGATTTTGATTGCTTTCGTGATGAGCATCGTTTCGAGGATGGCAAGATGATTCGGCTGATGAAGAGAGCACAAATTTTCGTTGCGGATCTCTGGGCATGCTTCAACGGCGTGTCATACGGCGAATTTCGAGACATCGACAAGATCACCATGTTTGCAGATTATCGTATCCCTCAAATTTTGATGACTATGGGCGCCTTGTATTGTTCTCCAACGGTTGCAGCTgccatcaaagacaagaagatgatAGAGAGCGGATGTTCATGGGAGCTACAAATACGAG CTTGTAGTATCTGGTGTGTTGAGCTGATTCGACGAGAGATTCTGCGTCAACACCCTGACGCCCATGTCAACGCCATCCTAATAGACTTTTTCCTCTATGATAGTATGAAGGAACTAGAAGCGGCGGGTAAAGAGCCCATTCCGCATCATCGGACAAGGAGTATTTGGTACTAG
- a CDS encoding probable CDC10 cell division control protein 10, whose protein sequence is MAAAPPNTIYPQSHVGFDSITSQIEKKLLKRGFQFNVICVGQTGMGKSTLINTIFASHLIDSKGRFQPDEPIRQTTEIQAVSHNIEENGVRLRLNIVDTPGYGDLVNNDRCWDPIVKYIKDQHSAYLRKELTAQRERYIQDTRIHCCLFFIQPSGHSLKPIDIVVLKKLSDVVNVVPVIAKADTLTVEERQEFKERIKEEFAFHNLKMYPYDNEEFDDEERALNGQIKNLVPFAVVGSEKSIIVNGKQVRGRQNRWGVINVEDETHCEFVYLRDFLLRTHLQDLIETTSQIHYETFRAKQLLALKESSAHGGASSRPISPAADRELSRNSQRMTMNGY, encoded by the exons ATGGCTGCCGCTCCTCCCAACACTATCTATCCTCAGAGCCATGTCGGTTTCGACAGCATCACTTCTcagattgagaagaagctcttgaagcgTGGTTTCCAATTCAACGTCATCTGTGTTG GTCAGACCGGTATGGGCAAGTCAAcgctcatcaacaccatttTCGCTTCTCACCTGATCGACTCGAAGGGTCGCTTTCAGCCCGACGAGCCTATCCGCCAGACCACTGAGATCCAGGCCGTTTCTCACAACATTGAGGAGAACGGTGTCCGACTCAGACTCAACATTGTCGATACTCCCGGTTACGGCGACCTTGTCAACAACGACCGCTGTTGGGACCCCATCGTCAAGTACATCAAGGATCAGCACTCCGCGTACTTGCGCAAGGAGCTCACTGCACAGCGAGAGCGCTACATCCAGGATACCCGTATCCACTGCTGTCTCTTTTTCATCCAGCCATCGGGCCACTCTCTTAAGCCCATTGATATTGTcgtcttgaagaagctgtctGATGTGGTCAACGTGGTGCCTGTCATTGCCAAGGCCGACACTCTGACCGTTGAGGAGCGTCAGGAGTTCAAGGAGCGCatcaaggaggagtttgCTTTCCATAACCTCAAGATGTACCCCTATGATAACGAGGaatttgatgatgaggagcgTGCTCTGAACGGTCAGATCAAG AATCTTGTTCCTTTCGCAGTTGTCGGTTCCGAGAAGTCGATTATCGTCAATGGTAAGCAGGTCCGCGGCCGCCAGAACCGATGGGGAGTCATCAACGTTGAGGACGAGACTCACTGCGAATTTGTCTATCTCCGAGACTTCCTTCTCCGAACACATCTCCAGGACCTTATCGAGACCACCTCTCAGATCCATTACGAGACTTTCCGTGCCAAGCAACTGCTGGCCCTGAAGGAGAGCAGTGCTCATGGTGGAGCTAGCAGCCGACCCATCAGCCCTGCCGCTGACCGCGAGTTGAGCCGAAACTCGCAACGAATGACTATGAACGGCTACTAG
- a CDS encoding related to DNA polymerase delta subunit 4 has protein sequence MPTTRRSAASTRSRGPPAKGQSTLSFSNKVTKPVPKSAKKSAISASISKLDPDQHATQREVEDIVVNNHESIEIDKDEEVEAVTEIEVVPEPARSELELQAEKVTDAQIKKYWKSIEDQWTTPRLHQQGVSLNEKVLRYFDVSSQYGPCIGMPRIKRWKRAERLGLNPPIEVLAVLLKEESKGNNKIETAHMDEILNSTAVGA, from the exons ATGCCCACAACTCGACGATCCGCTGCCAGCACTCGCAGCAGGGGCCCGCCAGCCAAGGGTCAGTCTACTCTGAGTTTCTCAAACAAAGTCACCAAGCCAGTACCCAAAAGCGCCAAGAAGTCTGCCATCTCtgcttccatctcaaagctCGACCCCGATCAGCATGCTACACAgcgtgaggttgaagatattgTTGTCAACAACCATGAGTCCATAGAGATTGATAAGGacgaagaagttgaggcAGTCACAGAGATTGAGGTAGTCCCAGAACCTGCGAGGTCTGAATTGGAGCTGCAAGCAGAGAAAGTTACAGACGCACAGATCAAGAAATACTGGAAGTCCATTGAAGACCAATGGACTACGCCGCGATTGCACCAGCAAGGTGTATCTTTGAATGAGAAGGTTCTTCGATATTTCGATGTCAGCTCACAATATGGT CCCTGTATAGGCATGCCTCGCATTAAGCGCTGGAAACGAGCTGAACGTCTGGGTCTCAACCCTCCAATTGAAGTCCTTGCTGTCCTTCTCAAGGAAGAAAGCAAGGGTAACAATAAAATCGAAACGGCTCACATGGATGAGATCCTCAATTCGACTGCTGTAGGTGCCTGA